The sequence GCGGCGTCGGCCACCTGCTCCGGCGCGATGGCGTCCGCCTGGAGGTGTGGCGCCTGCCCGATCAGCGGGGTCTGCACCCATTCCGGGCACAGGGCCGCCACGTGAATGCCCTGATCGCCGTAGGTGATCGCCAGCCACTCCGCGAACGCAAGCGCCTCGTGCTTGGTGACCGCGTACGGCGCGGAGTGCACTTCGGTCAGCAGGCCGGCCGCGGATACGGTCTGCAGCAGCGCGCCTGTGCCGCGCGCGAGCATGTGCGGCAGGACGTGCCGGGCGCCCCAGATGTGACTCATTACGTTCACGCGCCAGGACAGGTCCCACAGCGCGTCGCTGGGCTCCAGACCGTTCCCGACCGCCAGGCCGGCGTTCGAGCACAGCACGTCCACCTGCCTCTCATGGGCCAGGACGGCCTCAATGAGGGCCTGCACGCCCTCCTCACGGCCCACATCGGCAGGCACGAAACGCGCGCCGATCCGGTCGGCCTCGGCCGCGCCCCGCTCGGCATTGAGGTCCGAGGCGACGACAGCGGCGCCTTCCTGAACGAACCGCTCCGCGAGCGCCAGTCCGATACCGGACGCCGCGCCGGTCACGACAATGGTCTTTCCGTTCAGGTCCATGCCGGCCGCCTCAGCCACGGCGGGCCACGCCCTGCCGCGCGAGTTCCACCTTGGCAACCGTTTCGGTATGAACGATGTCCGGCCCGTCCGCAAGGCGCAGCGTGCGGGCCTGCGCGTACATCATGGCCAGCGGCGTGTCCTGGCTGACGCCAGCGCCACCGAACACCTGAATGGCCCGGTCGATGACGCGCAGGGCCACGTTCGGCGCGACCACCTTGATCGCCGCGATCTGCCCGCGCGCCGCTTTGTTGCCCACGGTGTCCATCATGTGCGCGGCGTTCATGGTCAGCAGCCGCGCCTGGTCGATCTCCATCCGGCTGGTGGCGATCGCTTCACGCACGTGCTGGTGCGCCATCAACGGCTTCCCGAAGGCCACGCGCGCCGCGGCCCGCTGCACCATGAGGTCCAGTGCCCGCTCCGCCTGCCCGATCAGGCGCATGCAGTGGTGAATGCGGCCCGGCCCCAGGCGGCCCTGCGCGATCTCGAAGCCGCGGCCCTCGCCGAGCAGCATGTTCGAGGCGGGCACCCGCACGTCCCGGAAGGTCATCTGCGCGTGTCCGTGCGGCGCGTCGTCGTACCCGAACACGGTCAGCATGCGGTCTTTGGTCACGCCGGGCGCGTCAAGCGGCACCAGCACCATGCTCTGCTGCAGGTGGCGCTCGGCGCCCGGGTCTGTTTTCCCCATGAAGATACTGATCCGGCAGCGCGGATCCCCGGCGCCGCTCGTCCACCACTTGTCCCCGTTGATGACGTACTCGTCACCGCTGCGGACGATGCTGGACTCGATGTTCGTGGCGTCACTGCTCGCCACGCCGGGTTCCGTCATGGAAAACGCGCTGCGGATCTCGCCGTTCAGCAGCGGCATCAGCCACTGCTCCTGTTGTTCGGGCGTGCCGTAGCGCGCCAGCACCTCCATGTTCCCGGTGTCGGGCGCGGAACAGTTGAACACCTCCGGCGCCCACCAGACCCGGCCCATGATCTCGCACAGGCCCGTGTACTCCAGGTTGCTCAGCCCCGCCCCATACCGGCCCTGCGGGTCACTGGCGGGCGGCAGGAACAGGTTCCACAGGCCAGCCTCGCGCGCCTTGGGTTTCAGTTCGTCAATGAGGGGCAGATGCTCCCAGCGGTTCCCGGTCTCGATCTGCCGGGCGATTTCCGCTTCGTTCGGGTAGATGTGCGCCTCCATGAAGGCCGTCAGGCGTTCACGCAGGTCGCGGGCGCGGTCGGATACGTCGAATACGGTCATAAGGGTTCCTCCTCCGGGGACAGCAGGCGAAAGCCCGCCTCGCGTCCCTCAATGCCCAGCAGAAACTGACGGTGCCCTCTGCCGCCCGCACCGCGCAACACCAGTCCCAGCGCCAGCAGGCCGTCCAGGACCGCCTCGGCGCGTTCCATCAGGGCCGGGTCGGGGTCCTGCGCCAGCTGATGGGCCAGCCGGGCGTCTTCCTCGAACAGCGCCCGGTAGGGCCCGAACGCGGGCGTCGCGTCGAACGTGCCGCGCACTGTGAACAGGTCCGTGCCGGTCACGGTCAGTGTGCCCAGCACCTCCCCGGTGGTGGGGCGCTCCAGCGTGAACTGCGTGCCGGGGTTCACGTGATCCTGACCTGGCCGCCGGACAGGCGCCGGACGCGGCTCACAGGTACACCCGGAAGACACTTTCAGCCGTGCAGGCGGGTCGGGCCTCGCCCTCGATCTCGATGGTGTTCGCCACCGTGATCTGCACAAACCCGGCGCCGGGTTCGGCCGCCTGCAACACCGCGCGGTTGCGCAGCCGGGCGCCGGAGCGGACTGGGGTAATGAAGCGCACGCGGTTCAGGCCGTAGTTCACGGTCAGGCGGGCGCCCTCAATCTGAGGGGCGCCGCCAAGGCTCATGAAGTCCCCCGCCAGGAGGGACAGGGTCAGGAAGCCGTGCGCGATGGTCGTGCCGAAAGGCCCCTGCGCGGCGCGTTCAGCGTCCACGTGAATGAACTGGTGGTCGCCCGTGGCAGCCGCGAAGGCATTGATGCGCTCCTGGGTGATCTCGGTCCACGCGCTGAGCGCCACCTGCTGTCCCACATGCGCCTGAAGGTCCTGGGGCTTCATGCGGCGCCGCCCTGCCGTTCGGGCCTGCACGCGCGGGCGTGAATGGCGCGGCGAATCCGGTTCTGCGCCTGCGGGGAGTTCCGGCGGGCGCCGGTCATACCGCGGTGATGCCGCCGTCGATGGCGATGTTCTGTCCCGTGATGTAGGCGCTCGCGTCGCTGGCGAGCAGCAGCGCGAGGCCCTTGAGGTCCTCGGGGCCGCCGAGGCGGCGCATGGGCGTGTGCTCCAGAATGGCCTGTTCCCCGTACGCCAGGGTGCCTTTGGTCATCTTGGTGGGAAAGTACCCGGGGCAGACGCTGTTGACGGTGATGCCCTGCGCGGCGAATTCCGCGGCGAGGGCGCGGGTGAAGTTCACCATGGCGCCCTTGCTGGTGTTGTACGCCATGGTGGCGGCCATGCGGGGATCGTTGCCCTGCAGCCCGGCGACGGAAGCGACGTTGATGATGCGTCCCCGGCCGCGCGGCACCATGCAGTGTTTCAGGACGGCCTGGGTCAGGACGAAGGTGCCGTTCACGTTGACGTTCATGACCTTCAGCCAGGCGTCCAGGGGGTGTTCGAGGGTGGGGGCGCCCCAGGTGGCGCCGGCGTTGTTCACGAGGATGTCGATGGGGCCGACCTCGTTGTGGATGCGCTGCACGGTGGGGTCCAGGGTGTCGAAGGCGCCGAGGTCGTTGGCGTACACATGGGCAGTGATGCCCAGTCCGGCGAGGTGGGTGCGGGCCTCGTCGAGTTCGTGCTGCTTGCGGGCCGTCAGGACGACGGTGGCGCCGTACTCGCCGAGGGCTTCGGCAATCTGCAGGCCAAGGCCGCGGCTGCCGCCGGTGATGAGGGCGACCTTGCCGGTAAGGTCGAATAATTCCTTCAGGGCCATGCGGGGTACCTCCAGGTGGGTTGGGTGTCGGGGTTCAGCATAGGCAGAAAGTTACGTGCACGTCAATTTTGTACGTGCCCGGACCGGCCGGCCACGCCAGCCCCGGTAATTCCCGACCGGCGCCGTCCGGCAGAACGCTCCACAGCCCCGGGTGCCTCAGGTCTGCTCCGGGCGTCGGCCCAGGTCCCTGGCCGCCGGTGGACGGGTCCCGGCCTGTTGCCTGGACCGCGCGAGGCGCTTGGCTGGCACTACACCTGCACTGCCAGCCCCCCCTTCCAGGTGCACAACATCCGGGCTGGCGTCCCGCAGTTCCACGGGTAGTGGCTTGCCCCAGGCGGTGCGTTCAGTCTCAATGTGCAGATTGCCCTGACCTTGCGCCTTTCAGCCCGGGGGCGTCGTGACGGTACCCACCCTGAGCCTGGAGGAAGGCGGCCCGTGTCAGGTGAGCGCCACGGTCGACCGCGCGGCCCTGAGCGCGGGCTGCCCATCACGGAACACTACGCGCATCCGGTCCAGGTGGCGTGCGGCGGGACGCCAGGCCTGAATGCCGCGTACGACCCGGCGAAGCACTCGCAGTTGCGCAATGACACGGCGCTGCTCCAGACCCGCTGGACCTGCGGCGCGAAACGCAGCGCGTGGCGCTGTCTGGCGTGAACGACGGCCGCCGGGTGAAGGTGTAGGTCAGCGGCCCTCAGCCGCTTCGCGCGGCGCCGCCTCCGTCCTTCGTGACCAACCGCAGGGTGATGAGGGGCGAGGCGCGCCGGACCGATAGGCCTGCGGCCGGGGCGGAGGTGACTGTAACGCGCGTGGTCCGGTGGCCGCCCCGCGCACCAGGAGAGCTGGGTGGGCCGGTTCTGGCCGTGGGGCGGGGTGTTTGCCGTCACCCCCGATGCCCTCTGGGCCTGCCCACGCCCCGAAGGAACGGATCAGGCCGGGCAGTGACCGTTCCGGAGGCTGGGCAGCGCTGGGACGCGGCCGGGGAGCCGCCCAGAGCCCTTCGGCGCAACCAGCGGCCCACCCGGCTCTCCTGGTCAGTGAAGGTGTACGTTCAGGTCGGCCAGGTCCTGCGTGGCGTCGATCAGGCGGGCGTTGCGTTCGTCGACGGCCTGCACCCAGTTCCGCGCGGCCTCGGGGGTCCGGCCATGCGCTTCGTGCCGCGCGATCAGGCGGCGCAGGCGCTCGGGGCCGGGCAGTGTCAGGAACCACACCTCGTCCAGGTGCGAGCGCGCGGCGCGCCAGGGGCCGTCCAGCAGCAGGTAGTTGCCCTCGGTGACGATCAGCGGGACGTCAGCCGGGACCGGCAGCGCGCTGCCGATGGACGCTTCAAGCTGCCGGTCGAAACGCGGAGCGTACACCAGCGGCTCGTCACGCCGCCGCAGGCGCGCGAGCAGCGCTGCGAAGCCCAGGGCGTCGAAGGTGTCGGGCGCGCCCTTGCGGTCCTGCTTGCCCAGGCGCCGGAGTTCCTCGTTCGCCAGGTGAAACCCGTCCATGGGCACGAGCGCCGCGTCCCCACGCAGCGCCTCGACCAGTGCCGCCGCGAGCGTTGACTTTCCGGCTCCGGGGCTGCCAGTGATGCCCAGGAGCCGGCGTTCCCCTGGGGTCACCAGCCGCCGGGCGCGGATCGTGAGGTCCTCCAGGGTGGCGTGCACGACGTCCGGCATGTTCAGGGTCCTGCGGCGTCCGGAGTGGCCGCGTTCAGCAGGGCGGCGCCGTACGCCTGGTACGCGCTGTCCTCGCCGGGAGGGTGGGTCAGGCCGGCCCGGGCGTCCCGCAGCAGGCGTTCCAGCGGCAGCGTGGCGGTCAGGGCGGCGCCGCCTGCCGTACGGACGGCGAGGTCCGTGGTGCTCACGGCGGCGTTGGTGCAGGCTGCTTTTGCGGCGCCGATCAGGGGGACGGCCGCGGCGCCCGGCTCGGCGTCCCAGGCGCGCGCGGCGCGGCGCAGCAGTGCCTGCGCGCCCAGCAGTTCGGCGCCGATGCGGCCGACGTTCTCCTGCACGCGGCCCAGGGTGGCGATCGGCGCGCCCAGCGCGGTGGGGACGCGCTCGTGGGCGTAGGTGACCAGCGCGTCGAGCGCCGCGAAGCCCACGCCGAGGTACGTGCCGGCCACCGCCGTCCAGAACCAGGCGCTGCTGGCCGGGTGTGCCGGGGCCGGCGGGGCGTGCAGGCGCGCGGGTGAACACCACGTCGTGACTGCCGCTGCCGCGCAGGGCGTGCGCGCCCACCCAGGTCGGCTCGATGCTCACGCCCGGGCCGTGCATGTCCACGAGGTACCGTGCGACGCGGCCGTCCGGCGTGGCGGCGGTCACGATGGCCCAGCGCAGCGCGCGTGACCCGGTACTCCAGGTTTTGCGGCCCGTGACCAGCCACTCGCTGCTCTCGAAGCCGGTGCCGTCCGGCTCGGCAACGGTGCGGGGCAGACCGCCGCGCGACGGACTGCCGAGTTCCGGTTCGCTGGCCAGGGCATTCAGGAGTTCGCCGCGCACTCCGGCCTGCGCGAGCGCCGCGAGGAGAGGTTCGGGCAGGGTGCGGCCCTGGAAGCTGGCGCCGGTCACGTGGCCGTGCATGGCGAGCACCAGG is a genomic window of Deinococcus taeanensis containing:
- a CDS encoding SDR family oxidoreductase, whose protein sequence is MALKELFDLTGKVALITGGSRGLGLQIAEALGEYGATVVLTARKQHELDEARTHLAGLGITAHVYANDLGAFDTLDPTVQRIHNEVGPIDILVNNAGATWGAPTLEHPLDAWLKVMNVNVNGTFVLTQAVLKHCMVPRGRGRIINVASVAGLQGNDPRMAATMAYNTSKGAMVNFTRALAAEFAAQGITVNSVCPGYFPTKMTKGTLAYGEQAILEHTPMRRLGGPEDLKGLALLLASDASAYITGQNIAIDGGITAV
- a CDS encoding SDR family oxidoreductase, with the protein product MDLNGKTIVVTGAASGIGLALAERFVQEGAAVVASDLNAERGAAEADRIGARFVPADVGREEGVQALIEAVLAHERQVDVLCSNAGLAVGNGLEPSDALWDLSWRVNVMSHIWGARHVLPHMLARGTGALLQTVSAAGLLTEVHSAPYAVTKHEALAFAEWLAITYGDQGIHVAALCPEWVQTPLIGQAPHLQADAIAPEQVADAAVQGLRAGEFLITTHAMTRRAFQARANTHDRWLGRVRDLARHTQDQLAGRHAFPDDLPTQRGN
- a CDS encoding acyl-CoA dehydrogenase family protein, with the translated sequence MAGTYLGVGFAALDALVTYAHERVPTALGAPIATLGRVQENVGRIGAELLGAQALLRRAARAWDAEPGAAAVPLIGAAKAACTNAAVSTTDLAVRTAGGAALTATLPLERLLRDARAGLTHPPGEDSAYQAYGAALLNAATPDAAGP
- a CDS encoding MaoC family dehydratase — its product is MKPQDLQAHVGQQVALSAWTEITQERINAFAAATGDHQFIHVDAERAAQGPFGTTIAHGFLTLSLLAGDFMSLGGAPQIEGARLTVNYGLNRVRFITPVRSGARLRNRAVLQAAEPGAGFVQITVANTIEIEGEARPACTAESVFRVYL
- a CDS encoding nucleoside/nucleotide kinase family protein: MPDVVHATLEDLTIRARRLVTPGERRLLGITGSPGAGKSTLAAALVEALRGDAALVPMDGFHLANEELRRLGKQDRKGAPDTFDALGFAALLARLRRRDEPLVYAPRFDRQLEASIGSALPVPADVPLIVTEGNYLLLDGPWRAARSHLDEVWFLTLPGPERLRRLIARHEAHGRTPEAARNWVQAVDERNARLIDATQDLADLNVHLH
- a CDS encoding acyl-CoA dehydrogenase family protein, encoding MTVFDVSDRARDLRERLTAFMEAHIYPNEAEIARQIETGNRWEHLPLIDELKPKAREAGLWNLFLPPASDPQGRYGAGLSNLEYTGLCEIMGRVWWAPEVFNCSAPDTGNMEVLARYGTPEQQEQWLMPLLNGEIRSAFSMTEPGVASSDATNIESSIVRSGDEYVINGDKWWTSGAGDPRCRISIFMGKTDPGAERHLQQSMVLVPLDAPGVTKDRMLTVFGYDDAPHGHAQMTFRDVRVPASNMLLGEGRGFEIAQGRLGPGRIHHCMRLIGQAERALDLMVQRAAARVAFGKPLMAHQHVREAIATSRMEIDQARLLTMNAAHMMDTVGNKAARGQIAAIKVVAPNVALRVIDRAIQVFGGAGVSQDTPLAMMYAQARTLRLADGPDIVHTETVAKVELARQGVARRG